Proteins co-encoded in one Rhodothermales bacterium genomic window:
- a CDS encoding isoprenylcysteine carboxylmethyltransferase family protein → MNGKNTGPRGPERQMKEPPGAPESAAKRPMIPDLVASVLMVALLVASALIDAPSLPIATAAGVALLVIAIYLVVSPLFFLARHGDVRDGDPFYGTREVVTSGPYRLVRHPQYLGYCLLAVGLAMLNPAPLIVALALATSVFFYIQSVHEERFCRQHLGRAYESYAERVPRFNLAAGLIRLITSRPGDSQERDASAGT, encoded by the coding sequence GTGAACGGTAAGAACACCGGACCGCGCGGCCCGGAACGACAGATGAAGGAGCCGCCCGGCGCACCTGAGTCCGCTGCCAAGCGACCGATGATCCCGGACCTGGTCGCTTCCGTCCTGATGGTGGCCCTGCTGGTGGCCAGCGCACTTATCGACGCTCCATCATTACCGATCGCGACCGCAGCCGGCGTAGCTCTTCTTGTGATCGCGATCTACCTCGTCGTCTCGCCATTATTCTTCCTCGCACGACATGGAGATGTTCGTGACGGCGATCCGTTCTACGGGACAAGAGAGGTGGTCACGAGTGGTCCGTATCGGCTGGTGCGGCATCCGCAATATCTCGGCTACTGTCTACTCGCGGTCGGCCTGGCGATGCTCAATCCCGCACCGCTCATAGTCGCACTCGCCCTCGCGACGTCCGTATTCTTCTATATTCAATCCGTGCACGAGGAACGGTTCTGCCGACAACATCTCGGAAGAGCCTACGAATCCTACGCCGAACGCGTGCCTCGATTCAACCTCGCGGCAGGACTCATCAGGCTAATCACATCACGTCCCGGCGACTCGCAAGAGCGTGATGCGTCGGCAGGTACATAG
- a CDS encoding Gfo/Idh/MocA family oxidoreductase: MANFTVNWGIVGPGGIAHRFADAITVVDGASLQAVASRDQHRADAFAQKWNPPTAYGSYEQIVDDERVDAVYIATPHRFHHENTRMCLEAGKHVLCEKPITVNARDAESLFGLARDRGLFLMEGMWTVFLPVYRQVREWLDDGAIGDVHLMTSTFGFVVPRNLTGRMLNPALAGGAILDMGVYNTAISRWVVGRRPDSVVARAILGETGVDELTSVSLQFGAETVSQFTTTMLCQTINDFTIYGSDGHIRIHPNFWEAGVATLSQGDHIADVQRPVRHNGFEYQIEEAMRCIDRGLTESPVMPPVATMDTMETMDQIRTRIGLSYSFE; this comes from the coding sequence ATGGCAAACTTCACTGTCAACTGGGGAATCGTTGGTCCCGGCGGCATCGCACACCGGTTTGCGGATGCCATCACGGTCGTAGATGGTGCCTCCCTCCAAGCCGTTGCCAGTCGGGATCAACATCGGGCTGACGCATTCGCGCAGAAGTGGAATCCTCCAACGGCATACGGGTCGTACGAGCAGATCGTGGACGACGAGCGGGTCGACGCCGTCTATATCGCGACCCCGCATCGCTTCCACCACGAGAACACTCGTATGTGCCTTGAGGCCGGCAAGCACGTTCTGTGCGAGAAGCCTATCACGGTGAACGCCCGGGATGCCGAATCGCTCTTCGGCCTGGCACGCGACCGCGGACTGTTCCTCATGGAAGGAATGTGGACCGTGTTCCTCCCTGTTTATCGACAGGTTCGCGAATGGCTGGACGACGGCGCTATTGGCGACGTACATCTCATGACATCGACATTCGGTTTTGTTGTCCCGAGAAACTTGACCGGTCGTATGCTCAACCCGGCCCTCGCCGGCGGCGCCATACTCGACATGGGCGTGTACAATACGGCGATCTCCCGGTGGGTCGTCGGCAGGCGCCCCGATTCCGTCGTGGCGCGCGCAATACTTGGCGAAACGGGCGTCGACGAACTGACATCGGTGAGTCTTCAGTTCGGTGCGGAGACCGTCTCGCAATTCACGACGACCATGCTCTGTCAGACGATCAACGACTTCACGATTTATGGCAGCGACGGTCACATCCGCATTCACCCCAATTTCTGGGAAGCGGGCGTAGCCACACTGTCACAGGGTGACCACATTGCGGATGTCCAGCGTCCCGTTCGTCACAATGGATTCGAGTATCAGATCGAAGAAGCCATGCGATGCATCGACCGTGGCCTGACGGAGAGTCCCGTCATGCCGCCTGTAGCAACCATGGACACGATGGAAACGATGGACCAGATCAGAACGAGAATAGGCCTCTCCTACTCGTTCGAATAG